One window from the genome of Candidatus Margulisiibacteriota bacterium encodes:
- a CDS encoding nucleoside recognition domain-containing protein, protein NILVGKLFDGQIDYLQSFGVLSTGVYVELAMVLPYVFSFYLVLGLLEDSGYLPRLAVMLDNLMHKVGLHGFAIVPTLLAFGCNVPGILATRVLDSKRERFIASTLISIGIPCAALQAMIIGVLGSYGAWPIVIVYLFLFLSWVILGTLLNRLVKGFSPELLLEIPPYRMPPLRMFYLKIKWRIKQFLWEAAPIVLAGVFAVNIMYSLGLFDIVASAAAPLVTGLWGLPKEAVSSIAIGFLRKDVAVGMLAPLGLTVKQLIISCVVLSMFFPCIATFTVLLKELGFKAMIASTAIMVITSVAAGTLLNMIL, encoded by the coding sequence CAACATTCTTGTCGGGAAGCTCTTTGACGGGCAGATCGATTATTTGCAGTCCTTTGGGGTTCTTTCCACAGGTGTATATGTGGAACTGGCAATGGTCCTGCCGTATGTGTTCTCCTTTTATCTTGTCCTGGGGCTTCTGGAGGATTCCGGCTATCTGCCAAGGCTTGCAGTAATGCTGGACAATTTGATGCACAAAGTTGGGCTGCACGGTTTTGCCATTGTCCCTACCCTGCTTGCCTTTGGCTGCAATGTCCCGGGGATCCTTGCCACTAGAGTGCTGGACAGTAAAAGAGAAAGGTTCATAGCCTCGACCCTCATTTCCATAGGCATCCCCTGCGCCGCGCTGCAGGCAATGATAATAGGGGTGCTGGGCTCCTACGGGGCCTGGCCCATAGTGATCGTATACCTTTTTTTGTTTTTGTCGTGGGTAATACTTGGGACCCTTCTGAACCGCCTTGTAAAAGGGTTCAGTCCGGAACTTCTGCTCGAGATCCCGCCCTATCGTATGCCTCCGCTAAGGATGTTCTATCTCAAAATAAAATGGCGCATTAAACAATTCCTTTGGGAAGCCGCTCCTATAGTGCTTGCGGGCGTTTTTGCGGTCAACATAATGTACTCTCTCGGGCTGTTCGATATTGTCGCCTCTGCCGCCGCTCCGCTGGTAACAGGCCTGTGGGGACTGCCAAAAGAAGCGGTGTCTTCTATCGCCATCGGGTTCCTGCGTAAAGATGTGGCGGTCGGAATGCTGGCACCGCTCGGACTTACTGTCAAACAGTTGATAATATCGTGCGTGGTGCTTTCCATGTTCTTTCCCTGCATAGCGACATTCACGGTCCTTCTAAAGGAACTGGGCTTTAAGGCAATGATCGCTTCAACAGCCATAATGGTGATCACCTCAGTTGCAGCCGGAACGCTGCTGAATATGATCCTGTAA
- a CDS encoding metal-dependent transcriptional regulator, with the protein MGLSSSMENYLETIYLVEKEHGHAHIKDIAQAIKISMPSVNQALKKLKKAKLLDSKRYGPVHLTEKGRSVAEKIFQRHKIISDFLCLVLGADRRTAEEDACRIEHILSLSTFEKLQSFMATKT; encoded by the coding sequence ATGGGACTTTCTTCCAGCATGGAGAACTATCTTGAGACCATCTATCTGGTTGAGAAGGAGCACGGACATGCCCACATTAAGGACATTGCACAAGCGATAAAGATAAGCATGCCTTCGGTTAACCAGGCGCTCAAAAAGCTCAAGAAAGCAAAACTCCTTGACTCCAAGCGCTACGGTCCGGTCCACTTGACTGAAAAGGGAAGATCGGTGGCAGAAAAGATCTTTCAGCGCCATAAGATTATCAGCGATTTTCTTTGCCTGGTGCTGGGAGCCGACAGAAGGACCGCCGAAGAAGATGCCTGCAGGATAGAGCACATATTAAGCCTCTCAACCTTTGAAAAGCTTCAGTCCTTTATGGCCACAAAGACCTGA
- a CDS encoding TatD family nuclease-associated radical SAM protein, whose amino-acid sequence MPAFTYELNGSLYLNLTNRCSNSCTFCIKYKSRSFEGRHDLWLTREPQAEEVLKEVGNPARYRQIVFCGYGEPLIRLETVKKIAGELKKSGAYIRIDTDGQANLFHGRNIIPELAGLINELNISLNAQDSGTYEKLCRSVWGEKGYQAILDFAKKAKEASPAIPKVVLSLVDLPSVNKEKCAQIAESLGVELRVRPYYEETYVA is encoded by the coding sequence ATGCCTGCTTTCACTTATGAACTCAACGGCTCGCTCTATCTAAATCTGACCAACCGGTGCAGCAATTCCTGCACTTTCTGCATCAAATACAAGAGCAGGTCTTTTGAGGGCAGGCACGACCTTTGGCTGACACGCGAACCTCAGGCAGAAGAAGTGCTGAAAGAGGTCGGGAACCCCGCAAGATACCGGCAGATAGTATTCTGCGGTTACGGAGAACCTCTTATAAGGCTTGAAACGGTAAAAAAAATAGCAGGAGAACTAAAAAAAAGCGGAGCCTACATAAGGATAGACACCGACGGTCAGGCAAACCTTTTCCACGGCAGGAACATTATTCCCGAACTGGCCGGGCTCATAAACGAGCTTAACATAAGCCTCAACGCCCAGGACAGCGGGACCTACGAAAAACTCTGCCGTTCTGTCTGGGGGGAAAAAGGGTACCAGGCCATCCTTGACTTTGCGAAAAAAGCAAAAGAGGCTTCTCCTGCCATCCCAAAAGTGGTACTGTCCTTGGTTGACCTTCCATCTGTCAACAAAGAAAAGTGCGCACAAATAGCAGAAAGCCTTGGAGTAGAGCTGAGGGTCCGTCCCTATTACGAGGAAACTTATGTTGCCTGA
- a CDS encoding FAD-dependent oxidoreductase → MLPEYDLIVIGSGPGGNNAAWTAASLGKKVLIVEKDEVGGICLNRGCMPTKSLVASAQLFSNTKRAGEFGIKIENPSFEWKDIIERKNRIVHKLRKGLEFSFKKLGIEVVKGTGTITQPGTVSIVGTIHESPIIAKSPAIIISTGSENKHLPGLENAITSDEALNLTELPKSMTMIGSGAIGIEFACIFNAFGVDVTVIEMMPQILPGMDEEISKLLEQILKRKGIKIQTNTRAGTVPGLRSTVPVFSAIGRTFKRIEVNERLQTKDKGVYAVGDVTGVSAYAHSAAMQGIVAAKNICGMDAVMDYSAIPACVFSSPEVATVGLSQKQAKESGLDAKVSRIDLAAVGKYATISEREGFVKLVAERSSGRLLGCQMIGHGATDLIAEATLAIKNGLSAKDLVDTVHAHPTLPEAIWEAAGGLL, encoded by the coding sequence ATGTTGCCTGAATATGATCTGATAGTGATAGGCTCGGGGCCGGGGGGCAATAACGCGGCCTGGACCGCCGCCAGCCTTGGAAAAAAGGTCCTGATAGTGGAAAAGGATGAGGTCGGCGGCATCTGCCTTAACCGGGGCTGCATGCCGACAAAGTCCCTCGTTGCAAGCGCGCAGTTATTTTCCAACACAAAAAGGGCCGGAGAATTCGGAATTAAGATAGAAAACCCGTCTTTTGAATGGAAAGACATCATAGAGAGGAAGAACAGGATCGTCCATAAATTGCGCAAGGGATTGGAATTTTCGTTCAAGAAACTGGGCATCGAGGTTGTTAAAGGCACGGGCACGATCACCCAACCCGGCACCGTATCGATCGTAGGGACAATTCATGAATCGCCCATAATTGCAAAATCCCCCGCCATCATCATATCCACCGGCTCCGAAAATAAACATTTGCCGGGTTTGGAAAATGCCATCACCAGCGATGAAGCATTGAACCTTACGGAACTGCCAAAAAGCATGACAATGATCGGGTCCGGTGCGATCGGAATTGAATTTGCCTGCATATTCAACGCCTTTGGAGTTGATGTTACGGTCATAGAAATGATGCCGCAAATCCTGCCCGGCATGGATGAGGAGATCTCAAAACTTTTGGAACAGATACTCAAAAGAAAAGGCATAAAAATACAAACGAACACCCGTGCCGGAACGGTCCCCGGTCTACGGTCTACGGTTCCCGTTTTTTCCGCCATCGGCCGCACCTTCAAAAGGATAGAAGTAAATGAGCGGCTGCAGACCAAAGACAAAGGAGTTTACGCCGTTGGAGATGTAACGGGAGTATCCGCGTACGCTCATTCCGCCGCAATGCAGGGGATCGTTGCCGCCAAAAATATCTGCGGGATGGATGCGGTTATGGATTATTCTGCTATCCCCGCCTGCGTGTTCTCCAGCCCGGAGGTCGCAACAGTTGGGCTTTCGCAGAAGCAGGCAAAAGAGAGCGGGTTGGACGCAAAAGTATCCAGGATCGATCTGGCGGCTGTGGGCAAATACGCAACTATTTCGGAGCGTGAAGGCTTTGTAAAGCTTGTGGCCGAAAGGTCTTCGGGCAGGCTCCTGGGCTGTCAGATGATAGGACATGGGGCTACCGACCTTATTGCGGAAGCAACTCTGGCTATCAAAAATGGCCTTTCCGCCAAAGACCTTGTTGACACGGTCCACGCCCACCCCACCCTGCCGGAGGCTATCTGGGAAGCTGCGGGAGGCTTGCTGTAA